Proteins encoded in a region of the Elaeis guineensis isolate ETL-2024a chromosome 7, EG11, whole genome shotgun sequence genome:
- the LOC105049321 gene encoding protein CHLOROPLAST IMPORT APPARATUS 2 isoform X2: MSSCLSGGSRPYGFDLDIVKSSSSSSARSSHTSSPSSTLSESSHSSRTISIKRARTPRKRPHQTYNEAAALLSTVYPNIFSTKSSRNISKQAKLFDSFPESCSELLPPFPVPSDAAFLIRESSPEKPAVRIEPKLKSSFEKKCTGSVRNEFQEPSSPDPLEEDFDAESILDEEVEEGIDSIMGNLSMNTTTNADNKDECADYNSHINPYLRSLMGFGLGSKFELGFGFQLRRDMQRALRHSDDGEWWRSPAVPMQEIVPKFKTSTPSSEKKKKKKKKVEKEEVGDMQTTTTITITTTTKQENLKSGLGLKLNHEEVLQAWSGHGSVFAEGPDSPHSSAEALAKLADIDLFPEAGSGAGGMREASVLRYKEKRRSRLFSKKIRYQVRKVNADQRPRMKGRFVKRPSLLQQALEEESQ; encoded by the exons ATGTCTTCGTGCCTCAGCGGCGGCAGCCGACCCTATGGATTCGATCTCGATATCGTgaaatcctcctcctcctcctcagccCGGTCCTCCCacacctcctctccttcctccaccCTCTCGGAGTCGAGCCACTCCTCGCGCACCATCTCCATCAAGAGGGCTCGAACGCCTCGTAAAAGGCCTCACCAGACCTACAATGAGGCTGCCGCCCTCCTCTCCACCGTATACCCTAACATCTTCTCCACCAAGAGCTCCAGGAACATCTCCAAGCAAGCCAAGCTATTCGACTCCTTTCCCGAATCTTGCTCTGAACTCCTCCCTCCCTTCCCCGTCCCCAGCGATGCCGCATTCCTCATCCGCGAGTCGTCCCCTGAGAAACCAGCCGTTCGAATCGAGCCCAAGCTGAAGAGTTCCTTCGAGAAGAAGTGCACGGGCTCGGTGAGAAATGAATTCCAAGAGCCCTCCTCTCCTGACCCTCTTGAGGAGGACTTTGATGCGGAATCTATCCTCGATGAGGAGGTCGAAGAGGGCATCGATAGCATCATGGGCAACCTTAGCATGAACACCACCACCAATGCCGACAACAAGGACGAATGCGCCGATTACAATTCCCACATCAATCCCTACCTTCGGAGCCTGATGGGGTTCGGCTTAGGCAGCAAGTTCGAGCTCGGCTTTGGATTTCAGCTCCGAAGAGACATGCAGCGGGCATTGAGGCATTCCGATGATGGGGAATGGTGGAGGTCTCCGGCTGTTCCCATGCAAGAGATTGTCCCTAAATTTAAGACCTCGACGccgtcatcggagaagaagaagaagaagaaaaagaaggtggaGAAGGAGGAAGTGGGGGACATGCAGACCACCACCACAATCACCATCACCACGACCACCAAACAGGAGAACTTGAAGTCTGGTTTGGGCCTCAAATTGAACCATGAGGAGGTCCTCCAAGCATGGTCTGGCCATGGGTCCGTATTTGCCGAAGGGCCCGACTCGCCTCATTCCTCTGCCGAAGCTCTT GCTAAGCTAGCAGACATCGATCTGTTTCCAGAGGCCGGCAGCGGCGCCGGTGGGATGCGGGAGGCGAGTGTGCTAAGGTacaaggagaagcggaggagccGACTCTTCTCCAAGAAGATCCGCTACCAGGTCCGAAAGGTGAATGCCGACCAACGGCCCCGGATGAAG GGTCGGTTTGTTAAAAGGCCTTCTCTTCTCCAGCAAGCATTAGAGGAAGAGAGCCAATAG
- the LOC105049321 gene encoding protein CHLOROPLAST IMPORT APPARATUS 2 isoform X1 encodes MSSCLSGGSRPYGFDLDIVKSSSSSSARSSHTSSPSSTLSESSHSSRTISIKRARTPRKRPHQTYNEAAALLSTVYPNIFSTKSSRNISKQAKLFDSFPESCSELLPPFPVPSDAAFLIRESSPEKPAVRIEPKLKSSFEKKCTGSVRNEFQEPSSPDPLEEDFDAESILDEEVEEGIDSIMGNLSMNTTTNADNKDECADYNSHINPYLRSLMGFGLGSKFELGFGFQLRRDMQRALRHSDDGEWWRSPAVPMQEIVPKFKTSTPSSEKKKKKKKKVEKEEVGDMQTTTTITITTTTKQENLKSGLGLKLNHEEVLQAWSGHGSVFAEGPDSPHSSAEALAKLADIDLFPEAGSGAGGMREASVLRYKEKRRSRLFSKKIRYQVRKVNADQRPRMKASGRFVKRPSLLQQALEEESQ; translated from the exons ATGTCTTCGTGCCTCAGCGGCGGCAGCCGACCCTATGGATTCGATCTCGATATCGTgaaatcctcctcctcctcctcagccCGGTCCTCCCacacctcctctccttcctccaccCTCTCGGAGTCGAGCCACTCCTCGCGCACCATCTCCATCAAGAGGGCTCGAACGCCTCGTAAAAGGCCTCACCAGACCTACAATGAGGCTGCCGCCCTCCTCTCCACCGTATACCCTAACATCTTCTCCACCAAGAGCTCCAGGAACATCTCCAAGCAAGCCAAGCTATTCGACTCCTTTCCCGAATCTTGCTCTGAACTCCTCCCTCCCTTCCCCGTCCCCAGCGATGCCGCATTCCTCATCCGCGAGTCGTCCCCTGAGAAACCAGCCGTTCGAATCGAGCCCAAGCTGAAGAGTTCCTTCGAGAAGAAGTGCACGGGCTCGGTGAGAAATGAATTCCAAGAGCCCTCCTCTCCTGACCCTCTTGAGGAGGACTTTGATGCGGAATCTATCCTCGATGAGGAGGTCGAAGAGGGCATCGATAGCATCATGGGCAACCTTAGCATGAACACCACCACCAATGCCGACAACAAGGACGAATGCGCCGATTACAATTCCCACATCAATCCCTACCTTCGGAGCCTGATGGGGTTCGGCTTAGGCAGCAAGTTCGAGCTCGGCTTTGGATTTCAGCTCCGAAGAGACATGCAGCGGGCATTGAGGCATTCCGATGATGGGGAATGGTGGAGGTCTCCGGCTGTTCCCATGCAAGAGATTGTCCCTAAATTTAAGACCTCGACGccgtcatcggagaagaagaagaagaagaaaaagaaggtggaGAAGGAGGAAGTGGGGGACATGCAGACCACCACCACAATCACCATCACCACGACCACCAAACAGGAGAACTTGAAGTCTGGTTTGGGCCTCAAATTGAACCATGAGGAGGTCCTCCAAGCATGGTCTGGCCATGGGTCCGTATTTGCCGAAGGGCCCGACTCGCCTCATTCCTCTGCCGAAGCTCTT GCTAAGCTAGCAGACATCGATCTGTTTCCAGAGGCCGGCAGCGGCGCCGGTGGGATGCGGGAGGCGAGTGTGCTAAGGTacaaggagaagcggaggagccGACTCTTCTCCAAGAAGATCCGCTACCAGGTCCGAAAGGTGAATGCCGACCAACGGCCCCGGATGAAGGCAAGT GGTCGGTTTGTTAAAAGGCCTTCTCTTCTCCAGCAAGCATTAGAGGAAGAGAGCCAATAG